From the genome of Pungitius pungitius chromosome 21, fPunPun2.1, whole genome shotgun sequence, one region includes:
- the oat gene encoding ornithine aminotransferase, mitochondrial isoform X1 yields MNGMILQLGRNLSRLAPALNRSVHSGTRPASTAANKLRSERPLTSEEIYAREDKYGAHNYHPLPVALERGEGIYLWDVEGSRYYDFLSAYSAVNQGHCHPKILAALNAQASKLALTSRAFYNDVLGAYEEYITGLFGYDKVLPMNTGVEGGETACKLARKWAYNVKGVPKNQAKIIFAEGNFWGRTMAAISSSTDPSSYEGFGPFMPGFELVPYNDIPSLEKAFQDPNVAAFMMEPIQGEAGVVVPDQGYLTKVRELCTKYNVLWIADEVQTGLARTGRRLAVDYEEVRPDVVILGKALSGGVYPVSAVLCDDEVMLTIKPGEHGSTYGGNPVACQVAIASLKVLEEEKLAENAKMMGALLRSELRKLPKDIVTAVRGKGLLNAVVIKETKDYNAWKVCLQLRDNGLLAKPTHGDIIRLAPPLIIKEHEMRECIDIIQRTILSF; encoded by the exons ATGAATGGAATGATTCTCCAGCTCGGACGCAACCTGAGCCGCTTGGCCCCCGCTCTCAATCGCAGCGTCCACTCCGGCACGCGTCCCGCCTCCACGGCCGCAAACAAGCTGAGGTCCGAGCGTCCACTGACCTCGGAGGAAATCTACGCCCGCGAGGACAAGTACGGAGCGCACAACTACCACCCGCTGCCCGTGGCcttggagaggggggagg GTATCTATTTGTGGGATGTGGAAGGCAGCCGGTATTATGACTTCCTGAGTGCTTACAGTGCAGTGAACCAGGGCCATTGCCACCCGAAGATCCTAGCGGCGCTCAACGCCCAAGCCTCCAAACTCGCCCTGACTTCCCGAGCATTCTACAACGATGTGCTGGGAGCCTACGAGGAGTACATCACCGGCCTGTTTGGCTACGACAAAGTCCTACCCATGAACACGG GTGTCGAAGGTGGTGAGACCGCCTGCAAGCTCGCCCGCAAATGGGCCTACAATGTGAAGGGGGTTCCCAAAAATCAGGCCAAAATCATTTTTGCTG agGGAAACTTCTGGGGCCGCACCATGGCGGCCATCTCCAGCTCAACTGACCCCAGCAGTTACGAGGGTTTCGGCCCCTTCATGCCGGGCTTTGAGCTGGTCCCCTACAACGATATCCCTTCACTGGAG AAAGCTTTTCAAGACCCCAACGTTGCCGCTTTCATGATGGAGCCCATCCAGGGCGAGGCGGGGGTGGTGGTGCCAGACCAGGGCTACCTTACCAAAGTCAGAGAACTTTGCACCAAATACAAC GTGTTGTGGATCGCTGACGAGGTGCAGACGGGCTTGGCGAGGACCGGCCGGCGCCTGGCTGTGGACTACGAGGAAGTCCGCCCCGACGTTGTGATTCTGGGCAAAGCGCTTTCTGGAGGCGTTTACCCC GTGTCTGCCGTGCTGTGTGACGACGAGGTAATGCTGACCATCAAGCCAGGAGAACACGGCTCCACTTATGGCGGCAACCCCGTGGCCTGTCAGGTTGCAATTGCCTCACTGAAG GTGCTTGAGGAGGAAAAGCTGGCAGAGAACGCCAAAATGATGGGAGCGCTGCTGCGTAGCGAGCTGCGCAAACTGCCCAAAGACATCGTGACGGCAGTCAGAGGAAAAGGCCTCCTTAACGCCGTTGTCATTAAAGAGACCAAAG actACAACGCCTGGAAGGTGTGCTTGCAACTCCGTGACAACGGACTGCTGGCCAAGCCCACTCACGGTGACATCATCCGCCTGGCCCCTCCCCTCATCATCAAAGAGCACGAGATGCGGGAATGTATCGATATCATCCAGAGAACCATCTTGTCCTTCTAA
- the oat gene encoding ornithine aminotransferase, mitochondrial isoform X2, with the protein MAAISSSTDPSSYEGFGPFMPGFELVPYNDIPSLEKAFQDPNVAAFMMEPIQGEAGVVVPDQGYLTKVRELCTKYNVLWIADEVQTGLARTGRRLAVDYEEVRPDVVILGKALSGGVYPVSAVLCDDEVMLTIKPGEHGSTYGGNPVACQVAIASLKVLEEEKLAENAKMMGALLRSELRKLPKDIVTAVRGKGLLNAVVIKETKDYNAWKVCLQLRDNGLLAKPTHGDIIRLAPPLIIKEHEMRECIDIIQRTILSF; encoded by the exons ATGGCGGCCATCTCCAGCTCAACTGACCCCAGCAGTTACGAGGGTTTCGGCCCCTTCATGCCGGGCTTTGAGCTGGTCCCCTACAACGATATCCCTTCACTGGAG AAAGCTTTTCAAGACCCCAACGTTGCCGCTTTCATGATGGAGCCCATCCAGGGCGAGGCGGGGGTGGTGGTGCCAGACCAGGGCTACCTTACCAAAGTCAGAGAACTTTGCACCAAATACAAC GTGTTGTGGATCGCTGACGAGGTGCAGACGGGCTTGGCGAGGACCGGCCGGCGCCTGGCTGTGGACTACGAGGAAGTCCGCCCCGACGTTGTGATTCTGGGCAAAGCGCTTTCTGGAGGCGTTTACCCC GTGTCTGCCGTGCTGTGTGACGACGAGGTAATGCTGACCATCAAGCCAGGAGAACACGGCTCCACTTATGGCGGCAACCCCGTGGCCTGTCAGGTTGCAATTGCCTCACTGAAG GTGCTTGAGGAGGAAAAGCTGGCAGAGAACGCCAAAATGATGGGAGCGCTGCTGCGTAGCGAGCTGCGCAAACTGCCCAAAGACATCGTGACGGCAGTCAGAGGAAAAGGCCTCCTTAACGCCGTTGTCATTAAAGAGACCAAAG actACAACGCCTGGAAGGTGTGCTTGCAACTCCGTGACAACGGACTGCTGGCCAAGCCCACTCACGGTGACATCATCCGCCTGGCCCCTCCCCTCATCATCAAAGAGCACGAGATGCGGGAATGTATCGATATCATCCAGAGAACCATCTTGTCCTTCTAA
- the lhpp gene encoding phospholysine phosphohistidine inorganic pyrophosphate phosphatase isoform X2 — MADTGWPGCARSLKGVILDMCGVLYDSGEGDGVAIPGSVEAVQKLKASDLQLRFCTNETQAARETFVAKLQRLGFDILVSEVFSPAPAAAAVLKQRGLRPHLLVYDGLLPEFDSVDQSNPNCVVIGDAAEKFTYQNLNEAFRVLTDLEKPLLFSLGQGRYYKETDGLKLDVGAYMKALEYACDLKAEVVGKPSPTFFQSVLNDMGLQPHEALMIGDDLVNDVGGAQRCGMRGIQVRTGKYRCLAVNHRSV; from the exons ATGGCTGACACGGGCTGGCCAGGCTGTGCGAGGAGTTTGAAAGGTGTCATACTAGACATGTGCGGCGTTTTATATGACAGCGGGGAGGGTGACGGGGTCGCCATTCCCGGTTCAGTCGAAGCGGTGCAAAA GCTAAAGGCATCCGACCTGCAGCTGCGCTTCTGCACCAATGAGACTCAGGCAGCCAGAGAGACGTTTGTTGCCAAGCTCCAGAGACTGGGCTTCGACATCCTCGTGTCCGAGGtcttctctcctgctcctgcagCCGCGGCTGTCCTCAAGCAGAGGGGCTTACGGCCTCACTTGCTAGTGTATGATG GACTTCTCCCAGAGTTTGACAGTGTTGACCAGAGCAACCCGAACTGCGTGGTGATTGGAGACGCCGCTGAAAAGTTTACCTACCAGAACCTGAACGAGGCGTTCAGGGTCCTCACAGACCTGGAGAAGCCACTTCTGTTCTCTCTGGGCCAAGG GAGGTACTACAAAGAGACGGATGGTTTGAAACTGGACGTTGGCGCTTACATGAAGGCTCTGGAG TATGCCTGTGATTTAAAGGCTGAAGTAGTAGGAAAGCCATCCCCGACATTCTTCCAGAGTGTTCTCAATGACATGGGACTCCAACCGCATGAG GCACTGATGATTGGGGATGATCTGGTGAATGACGTGGGAGGGGCCCAACGCTGTGGAATGAGAGGCATACAAGTCAGGACAGGCAAATACCG ATGTTTGGCTGTAAACCACCGATCCGTCTGA